A region of Procambarus clarkii isolate CNS0578487 chromosome 22, FALCON_Pclarkii_2.0, whole genome shotgun sequence DNA encodes the following proteins:
- the LOC138367581 gene encoding uncharacterized protein: MITEQEDHHTVITEQEDHHTVITEQEDHHTVITEQEDHHTVITEQEDHHTVITEQEDHHTVITEQEDHHTVITEQEDHHTVITEQEDHHTVITEQEDHHTSKRSIYTVITEQEDHHTVITEQEDHHTVITEQEEHHTVITEQEDHHTVITEQEDHHTVITEQEEHHTVITEQEDHHTVITEQEDHHTVITEQEDHHTVITEQEDHHTVITEQEDHHTVITEQEDHHTVITEQEDHHTVITEQEDHHTVITEQEEQLRYDNRTRGAAAR, encoded by the exons ATGATAACAGAGCAAGAGGACCATCACACTGTGATAACAGAACAAGAGGACCATCACACTGTGATAACAGAGCAAGAGGACCATCACACTGTGATAACAGAACAAGAGGACCATCACACTGTGATAACAGAACAAGAGGACCATCACACTGTGATAACAGAGCAAGAGGACCATCACACTGTGATAACAGAACAAGAGGACCATCACACTGTGATAACAGAGCAAGAGGACCATCACACTGTGATAACAGAGCAAGAGGACCATCACACTGTGATAACAGAACAAGAGGACCATCACACT AGCAAGAGGAGCATCTACACTGTGATAACAGAGCAAGAGGACCATCACACTGTGATAACAGAACAAGAGGACCATCACACTGTGATAACAGAACAAGAGGAGCATCACACTGTGATAACAGAACAAGAGGACCATCACACTGTGATAACAGAGCAAGAGGACCATCACACTGTGATAACAGAGCAAGAGGAGCATCACACTGTGATAACAGAGCAAGAGGACCATCACACTGTGATAACAGAGCAAGAGGACCATCACACTGTGATAACAGAACAAGAGGACCATCACACTGTGATAACAGAGCAAGAGGACCATCACACTGTGATAACAGAGCAAGAGGACCATCACACTGTGATAACAGAACAAGAGGACCATCACACTGTGATAACAGAACAAGAGGACCATCACACTGTGATAACAGAGCAAGAGGACCATCACACTGTGATAACAGAACAAGAGGAGCAGTTACGCTATGATAACAGAACAAGAGGAGCAGCTGCACGATGA